One Coccinella septempunctata chromosome 8, icCocSept1.1, whole genome shotgun sequence genomic window carries:
- the LOC123319319 gene encoding uncharacterized protein LOC123319319: MELYENNRRGAVPKKRDAVTERQITTTPYVEVSPAEDSLQYAKNAEHSSRRSLHDEVLRSALSIKQSLTVPVAPGMRRHSCNDTDAILDRGPFPPSPSRRNSQVKRTPSVVSTRSRRGSKYYCGVERRGSHLSGIKKADYALVVKEGYSATEDYRKEMRRRRIVWLVIGMFFFILAVSVLIVVITLTHRMDEGRRFARYNCTC, encoded by the exons ATGGAGTTGTACGAGAACAACAGGAGAGGAGCCGTCCCCAAGAAGAGGGATGCTGTGACGGAGAGGCAGATTACCACGACGCCTTACGTGGAGGTTTCCCCTGCGGAGGACTCGTTGCAGTACGCAAAG AATGCAGAACACTCTTCACGTCGCTCTCTACACGATGAGGTTCTTCGAAGTGCATTATCAATCAAGCAATCGCTGACGGTTCCAGTCGCACCCGGTATGAGGCGACACAGTTGCAACGACACAGACGCCATATTGGACAGAGGCCCTTTTCCTCCAAGTCCAAGTAGAAGAAACTCACAGGTCAAAAGGACTCCCAGCGTGGTATCAACGAGGAGTAGAAGGGGCTCTAAGTATTATTGCGGGGTTGAAAGGAGAGGGTCACATTTATCAGG AATTAAAAAAGCCGACTACGCATTGGTGGTCAAAGAAGGCTACTCGGCCACTGAGGACTACAGAAAAGAGATGCGAAGAAGAAGAATAGTGTGGCTCGTCATCGGAATGTTTTTCTTCATATTGGCTGTTAGTGTTTTAATAGTTGTGATAACTCTTACACATCGTATGGACGAGGGAAGAAGGTTCGCTAGATATAACTGCACTTGTTAA
- the LOC123318770 gene encoding transmembrane protein 181: protein MAKLNGDGLGYSYHLPSGGWSLRLRNILSQFCELFSEFDKYIAPAYHHDRCERSVQMRLYTMHKREFVMTFIAFFTSLGLAIFIGVAGPPITSTAELDGKLLLPKNNQSNLSQALIASGPFTMRTPSLTTYSQQLWLIVKLTTGNKDDEIYDKSFQVSITIEGLTEEHKPISVVDTKHSRNRTRHLRCENQNCDEFIVLHLGYLDYTHYILTVRFHGLEAFHKRYNINQVTFYFKTYNPGFTKIEIWFRFVFLLTTFLISCWFANSLKKYAMHDWSIEQKWMSFLLPCLIGYNNPVFPMMFLVHSWIPGLIDAFAQATFLCALLLFWLCIYHGLRQNERKFLTFYVPKLFLVAMLWFPAIILSTWEKVNELEDPTYNHEVDTSNYYVVQSFFYIFSVVYIIYLGLLILRAYTELRSMPFFDLRLKYLTLLMVIVLSISCVITFLRFGVGFLEDNFVARLSTHYTSSAQFMAFYGLLNFYLYTMAYVYSPGNSSAHEFAITKDNPAFSMINDSDEDVIYGSDEESRRPLNRSRNDDDSD, encoded by the exons atgGCAAAGCTGAACGGAGACGGACTTGGTTATTCATATCATTTACCTTCTGGTGGCTGGAGTTTACGATTAAGAAATATACTATCCCAATTCTGTGAACTCTTCAGTGAATTCGATAAATATATAGCTCCAGCATATCATCATGATCGTTGTGAACG gTCTGTGCAAATGCGATTATATACAATGCATAAACGAGAATTTGTAATGACATTTATTGCATTTTTTACATCTCTAGGATTAGCAATTTTTATTGGAGTCGCAG GTCCTCCAATTACCAGTACTGCTGAATTAGATGGTAAACTGTTATTGCCAAAAAATAATCAGAGTAATTTGAGTCAAGCACTCATAGCCTCTGGTCCATTCACTATGAGAACTCCTTCATTGACTACCTATTCTCAACAATTATGGCTGATAGTGAAATTGACCACTGGAAATAAAGACG ATGAGATTTACGATAAAAGCTTTCAAGTCTCGATAACAATTGAAGGTCTTACTGAAGAACATAAGCCAATTAGTGTTGTCGACACCAAGCATTCAAGGAACAG GACGAGGCATCTGAGATGTGAGAATCAGAATTGTGATGAATTCATTGTGCTACATTTGGGCTATCTTGATTACACTCATTATATTCTGACTGTGCGTTTTCATGGATTGGAGGCTTTCCACAAGAGATACAACATAAATCAAGTCACCTTTTAC TTCAAAACATACAATCCTGGATTCACAAAGATAGAGATTTGGTTTAGATTCGTTTTTCTTCTCACTACGTTTCTCATATCG TGTTGGTTCGCCAATTCCTTGAAGAAATATGCGATGCACGATTGGTCCATCGAACAGAAGTGGATGTCTTTTCTCCTACCATGTCTAATTGGATATAACA ATCCAGTGTTTCCGATGATGTTCTTGGTGCATTCTTGGATTCCTGGCCTCATAGATGCCTTCGCTCAAGCAACTTTCTTATGTGCATTACTTCTATTTTGGCTGTGTATTTATCATGGTCTCAGACAG AATGAGAGGAAGTTCTTGACTTTTTACGTGCCAAAATTGTTTTTGGTCGCCATGTTATGGTTTCCTGCCATAATCCTGTCCACGTGGGAAAAAGTGAATGAACTTGAGGATCCCACATACAACCACGAAGTTGACACTTCTAATTATTAC GTTGTCCAGTCTTTTTTCTACATATTCAGTGTTGTTTATATAATCTACCTCGGACTGCTGATTTTGAGGGCTTATACAGAGTTGAGGTCCATGCCATTTTTCG ATTTGAGACTGAAATATTTGACACTCCTCATGGTTATAGTGCTGTCCATAAGCTGCGTGATAACTTTCTTACGATTTGGAGTTGGATTTTTGGAAGATAATTTTGTGGCAAGGCTGTCAACACATTATACTAGCTCAGCGCAATTTATGGCATTTTATGGTTTGTTGAATTTCTATCTGTATACGATGGCCTACGTCTACTCTCCAGGAAATTCTTCAGCTCATG AGTTTGCAATCACCAAAGATAATCCTGCTTTCTCAATGATCAACGACTCTGATGAGGACGTGATCTACGGATCAGATGAGGAGAGCAGGCGGCCTCTGAACAGATCTAGGAATGATGATGACAGTGATTGA